The genome window TGCTGGGGGAAAGCCTAAGCGTGATACAAGAGAGGATCATTGTCGTACTGAGGACAATCAGAATTAACAAATGTTCCCGCACCTCTGGTAGATCTCCTGCAAGGTGTCCCTGCTGAAGGCTGACCCATCCTGGAAGACGTTATTGAGAGCGTGCAAGGCACACAGCTCCCGCCGCTGCTTCTCGTGGTAGATCGCCGGACGCCTCGCCGATGCTCGAGGAAGCTGCGGTGTCATGAGCATGCAAGTGAAGGTGGGTATATCCTGTTGCGGCTCCCTGCCCTTGTGTTCCTCCGCTCTCGCCGGCCCACTTCCACATTTCTGCTTGCTGACCTTCCAGGGCATGCAACCCAGCTCCTGAAGGCCACCCTTGCTTTTCTCCTTCCACTCACCACCTGGATACGGCGTGCTGCCCATCCCACGTCGTTCACCACGCGCCTTCGGGTAGCTACATCTGCATCATGACAACTATCGCCATGGTAACCACTCGGTCGCCTGTACGAGAAGAGCTTTTGTGTTTCTGGTTGATTGAAAGCGAGGTGAGCGTTCACGGTTTTGTTGCGATACAAAGTCTGTCTTGGGTGGTAAATTTGGAAGGCATGGGAAATTGTGGAACTAAAATAGGAATTTTCCCCAAAACTGACGATTATGCCTTCTTCACAGTGACGACTGTCTCCATCCTTGATATGAATTTGCATTGATTGCTTCTTTCagattataatttttttggtCCTTTGCTCCATCACCACGCTGCCAAACATCCAATGTTAATCTgggaagcaaagaaaaattgtTTAAATTAGCAACAGTTTACGATTTAAATGAAACCCGCAAATCTCGATGTGGCCAAgcatgacaacaaacaacCTCAGCAGCTTTGGAGGAAGCTTGCTCGGTTAGCTAGCAACAACACAAAACGCCTCGCAAATAAAGCCCACACATGAACTGCTAATATACCTCCAAAACATACACGTCCAGATTGAAGCAAAACCGCAGCAGTGACAGAGTGGACTGTCTTGTGCCTGCGCGACGTGACAGTGTTGTCTTGAGCAAACAACCTCTGGCGCCtcctcttttttcttctttttttacgtTTGCTAACTTCTATTTCGAGCGGGGACAACTTACCGTATCTTTCGTGAGAGTCCCCCGGCCGACTGTCAAAACACAGCTTTGAGGGTTAAAAGCGGACTCTTGGTTTTCCTCGCGACAGTTGTCtcctttgtcttttgtcaCTTTTCACCAAGTGGCTCTTCTGTGGCTGCGTCTGTGGGCGCGCATGCGCACTGGCCTCACTCTGGCTCCATGTTGCCGTGACTGCGTGCGTCACTCAGCCgagggaggaaagaaaagtgaGCGAGCAGGGCCGAACCACACCTTTTCCACCTTATTGTTTCAATGTTGTGACTCGATCAAAGTCGTTATGTACGTTTTTGTTCTGTATTTACAGTGcatcaaaaaaatattagaacaGAAGGCCCATAATCCATTTCTTAAATCATACACTTTCAGGAATTTCATTAATCATTCTGTTTGGGTTCAGGCATTTTTGGATGAGGTTTCCATACCCTTGCTGGGAATTAAAATGACCATCACTGGGGACTTTCCACAAGTCCTGCCTGGTAAAGGCATCATCAGTAGGCAAAGTAAATGGCATTTCAGCTGTCTTTCCACAAGACCAACTCCAAGCCTTCTCTCGTTTCCCAttgcacacacagcacaggcTCTGTATAGCTAATCATCATAGCAATGTGGTGTGAATCTGTTGGAATGTAATCTCCAACATGACACATCTTTACCACTCTCCGTCACCCCGACCAGCTCTAAAGACAATGTCATacaaggaggaaaaataaggTCGCAGAAGCTGTGCATTTTGTGGGAATAACTTCTTGtagatcattttaaattgcagGTCACTGAAAATGCATTCATCATCtgcaatttgatttgaaaattgatttctttttttaagatgtCACGGCAGAGATCATGTCAGCCAGCAGCTCCTCCCTGACACGTTCCTCCCTCCTCTGCCACTCATGGACAAAATGTCCCCTGAGCCCCTTCAGCTCGAGGACACGCCCCACCAGCATCCTGCGCGTCACCTTCTGTTCTTCCGGAGACCGATCCGGCCTAGTGTCCAGCAACTCAGGCCTCTGACCACACACCGACGTCAGTTTGTTCACGCCGCCGGCATCCGTACCCAGCAGGTGCTCCAAAGTGTGCCCTCGACCCAAGCGGTCGGCGTGGGTTAGCACCGGGATGATGTGCCCTCGGATGCTCTCTCCAAACAGTTCCAGTGTAGCTTGGATGGCTTGCATCGCCTCTTGTTGCCTCACGTTGCTGGAGCGTGGTGCCTGCATCACCAGCAGGATGGCGTGAGGACCAGGACTTGCCAGCTGGATGCTCCTCAGAGCTTCCTTGACTCGAGTAACTCTCTCCAAAGACTCACTCAATAGATCCGGCGTGTCGATCACAGTGAGTTCCCTACCGTCCACTATGGCTCTTCTTATGGTGCTCTCTGTGAGAGGTTCATCTGGTTCTTCTGCCCAGCTGTCCAACAAAGTGTTTACCACAGATGTGCGTCCCCCACCAGCAGGGCCCACTACGATCAGTCTGAGGCCTGCTTTTAAGGGACTCGACAGGTTCAGTCTTATGGTCTCATTCGCCATATACCCTTCACTGGACCCTGTATTGttttaaaagaataataaaacaaagaaataatgTTTGGGGAGTATAATGACTGGATCTTTAAGGGGCGGGGCCTCGTGAGTGACAACAGAAATTGTActatttttgcatttatgtATAGATTGATTCACTGTTCTATACGcaagaaaacatgaaaaaccTTCTTTCCTCTACAATAGCACCATCTGCTGGATTTAAAGGGGCACTGAGCCCACCTGCCTCTGCTGCCAAAATTGccatttgtttgaaatgtgatAAAAATATGGCGTTATTCTATTACATGTAGATAAAGCAGAAAAGTCAGGTTACAAAGAACGCACCTGCGAGGAAGGGAATCACCCAATGGAATTTGACAGCCAATCCTGAAGAAGGGATTTATGGACACATTATTTTGGTTATTACATATTGTGAATCTTTGCcaggagcacacacacacacacaaaaaaatcaaatgcttttttttttatatgcaatTACAATGACTTGGTGCTGAGATTGTTCGAAAAGAGCAAACATTACACAAgacattcaaatgatttccaaaattacaatgaaataaaaagaaataacgaAGAGTGACTACCTTTGATAAACTTCCAAATACGAGACAGCCATTTGCACAGACTCTGGATTCCTACAAGACAAAACGTAGAAGACACGttgtttatgttgttgtttgccAAAATGTTAGAGATCTGTTTTACCTCGGAGGGTCCCAACAACGCGGCTCACCCATCCCCAAAGAGCTGACAGACCTGAGCAACAGACACGAGTGACGTAATGGCCCTTCGCAGCTCTCATGGCATGCACACTCTGAATGTGGTAAGGGTGCAACAGCTTAAACAAACTCACCAGTTATAGAGCAGAAGAAACGAATCGGCCATCGGATGATCGCGGGAAGGGCTGCGGAAGACAGACAATTGCTACAacttgcaaagaaaaaacaaatcgtGTTTTTACAGAAGCATCCAAATTTCCAATCAATACATTGATTACTGCAAATCTATTGAGGTTCTCAACAATTTTGAGATTTCTATTTGTGTGGTGATTAAAATGGCGATTCATTTCAATCTTTGTGTCTTTCTAAAGAAGCTAATGTGACTGACTCTGTGAGAATCTGTACAGAAGATACCCCACCACGGTGTAAGCTCCCATCTGGGCATTGCTGCCGCTCAGCCAccagtctaaaaaaaaataaaaatacaagaaaattAAGCacatccatttttcttttaaatggagCATTTGAAGCTATTTTCGCTAAGAATAaccaattttacattttgactTCCTGTAGAACAGGTGTCCCAATACATTTGTTCACATTGACAATGCCATACAATATTAGCGTCTTACCATTAGCCGCATCTTCGGCATTGTTGGTTTCGCATTTACATTCCATTTCTCAAGCATACAAGTTGAGTCTACGAAAAAACACAGCCATTGTGAAGTtaaacattcatttgaaaaggttaagaaaacaattgtttgctttacctaaaaaaaaaaagactgaccTCCTTCTCCTTTTAGCGAGTTAAACTTTGATCACACTTTGACTGTGATGTCTTCTTTGTGTGCGAAGGCCTGCCCCCaagaacacacgcacacacacacacttacgcTGCTCATGTTAATCTATTGTGCAGTCAAACGGCGGTATGCTGCTCACACTGCGGGATTTCTTTCATTTAACACACCTTTGCGGGACAAGTAGAACTGGAAATGTTGCAACGGTGTATTGCGCTGCAGTTCAAATAAACAAGAGTGGAAGAGCTCAAAGTTTTATTTTCGCACATGTTTGTGAAGTAATTTAGAACAAATGCCAATATAtcgatttttttcttcatcttcttttaGCGACGCTGCAAACTAATTTCAGTCATCTGAAATGATTGGTCGAATACCTCCAAAGTCAAACGGCAGCTGCAATAGTTTTGTTACCACTCGAGCCTTATGTGGCGAGTTTGTCAATCAGAGCATCCATCAGTTCCTGCTTCTTGGTTCCAGTGGTCGGGATGCCAAACTGCTTGCAGGCCTCCTTGAGCATTGGCACAGTCATCTTTCCCAAAGTTCCTTTCTGTATGTGGGCTCTCACTTCATCTTCTGGTACCTCCACTTTGGCTTTCTTCTCAGCTGTACCGCCAGCTTCTGCTTAAAGTCAGAAGAGTTAATGGTGCCATGCAATTCTGGAACAACCACTGCAAATAGTTTCAAAATGACTTCACGGCTGACCTGCTTTGCGTTTGGCAGCTGGTTTGTACTCCGGGTTGTAGTCTGCAGGGTAGACCAAATCTTTAAACTCCTGGACCAGGGAACCCAGACGGCCGTCAATCTGCTCCACCTTCGGCACTGAAAACGAGCAGAATAGAAAATAGACGACGGCTTGACGGCCGACAAATTTGGTGCGGCTTTTGTCTTACTGATGAGGTCTTCGATGTCCTCTGGAGCCGTCATATCCAGAGCCAAGGCCTCCAAGTTCCGGTAGTGTTTCTGGATGACGGGATTCTCAAAAGCCTCACTCCTGCAAGATGTTAGAACAAATTGAAATCATAGGACAACTTTTAATTTGGGCTACCCAACCCCTACCTGTACTTAAAGCGCATTTTACGAACAATCTCCTTCATCTTGTCCACCTGTGCCGGTGACGCAGACGGCGTCCGCGGGGGATCCAGATTCCGTAAATCGTCGGCATACGGCAGGTAaataacattaaaacctgttgaAATAAGATGAAGGGTGACCTTTCGAAACACATGACCCCGCTTGCCCTCATTTGCACTGACAGGGTCATCGTACCTGGTGGCGTGATCTGTACATTCTTCTCGTCCGTCTGCTCTTGTTGAGGCACCAAGGCGACAAATCGAGGCGGGTAATTTCTGCGGGAAACGCAGCGGCACAAAGCAAAGACGTTCTTCTCGATGCACTTGGTCAACAGTGCCGAGAACAGGCAGGAGCTTCCTGTTGAAAAAAAGCATATTATGTAAAGAACTTGATGTTTCCATCCATGTTCACATCGGGCATTACCTTTCACTTCGCCCTCCTCGGGATAGAGGAAGACAGCGGGACGAATGTGGTGGTGCAGTTTGAGCTTTTCCATGATTTTGAATCCGATCAAAAACAAACCGGGGTCATGAAACTTCTTGATGGCGTCTACCTCGTCTTTCTCCATCACGATCTGCTTGTTACCATAAACCTGCGACAAGGGTTGGAGGTTAAAAAGTTGTTGATTTCAATAAGCCATGATCCTACCTGGGCTTTCTTTATGTCACTGGGCAGCAGCAGGCTTCCTGTTTGATTATCGAAGGTGCGTGTTTTGCTGCGGACAGGCTCATTGGTTTCCCTGTATAGCCTGATGGCGTTCGGTTTCCGAGTAGTCACTGCCATGGCGTACATTCCCACGGCGATATTTATACCTTCACCCAGACACAGATTGAGCCTAAAGATAAGTAGAAGGGTCGAGaagatgagaggaaaagagtggaccagaaacaaaaaattgaGGCGTTGGATTTGAAACGTACCTGGCTagtgttctctttttttgctctttggcCAACACTCTCCTCTGGAGGTCTTCCAGTTTTTCACAAGGCTCGTGCTGCAGGCCCAGCTCACTCTCGTCCTCCGGCGGACTTACAACGTCACGGAAAAAGAGGGAGACGTCAAAGCCGCCTGCTTTCATCAAGTGCATGAGTTCTATGACAACGCCTGAAGTAGAAGAAGGGCAAAATGTTTTAGGAAGTCAAGGAatgaattttcttttgcagaACCAAAATCCATTATTTGCTACTTTGGACCCACCAGTTTCTCTGAGGTCACTGGCTTTTGTGCGAGCCTGCCGATCTTTGACACTGTCACCCCCGTGTGGTTGATCCTTGCAAGTGAAGATGAAGAGGCGTTTGTTCCCCAGTCGTAGACTGCAGTCCCGGTACAGATTGGCACAACACCACAGGGCGTCGGACAAAGATGTTTGATCACTGCCCATTTTCTCCGCTGCCAGCAGGGCACCCTTATCCCCTCGTAGTTCGTCTACCTGTTGCACTCGTTTTGCACctgtggaaataaaataagcGATAGACGACAGGAATCAATACAActatgaaaaggggaaaaaaatatctatgAGGTGTTGGAATGTCTCACTGAGTTCACTGAGGTTGTGGTAGACGTAGACGTGCTTGAACGAGTTGGTTGGATCTTGGTTCTGCTTGGTGCCATAGAAAACCAATGCAACAAGATCTCCAGGAGTGCTTATGATCTTACGGGTGTACACGGTCCGCACCACCTACAAGGAACAAAACACTTAACTGCAGGTGCAGGATGGAAAGAGACTCTTTGAGTGAGGGACTTACTTGCATGGTCATGTCAAAATTAGTTGGCTCCCCATTTTCTCCTTTGATGAACATTTCCTTTGACGCATCCACCAAGAAAACTAAGCAGTCTCTACCTGTGACCTTGTAATCTCCTAATAAGAGACAGAGTAATTTTATCGGGTTGTCAACATGCAACAAACACATTCTAAAATGCACCAAAAAGACCAATATTCAATTGCAGATTACAAAAAAGTATAGTAGTAATTTTCTTTAATCGCACCATATTGTTGCTCTCCCTCCTCCTGTGCTTCACCGTCAACCTCATTCCGGAAGTAGGCGTTCCACTCTGCCATTGTTGATATCTGTCACATGTCCAAAAATGGGGTCAAATAGTGGAAATAACGTTTCTCGTTGTAGCATATCCTAAAATCTTAAGCGTTGTGGTAGCAAAAGAGACTTAACAACTAATTGAGTGATGCTCACCAAACTATTCAAGTCATTTCATGCACTACGAAGTCTGCTAGCTGGCTTCCGATTAGCTTCGCATCAAAACGTGATTGCAATGCAGACTATATCAGTCAACGAGAGCACAAAACTATTCAGTTTCTTCATGTGTGTATTTCTGTAAGACAGTAAGATCACTTACCGACTTAGTAAAGATTTAAACCAATAAGTCCAAGCAGTCCAACTATCACCAACTCGACTAGTTGTGAACGGCGTCCGCGCCTTACCGTCGATTGGTTAAGCTTTGTCCAATCACGTAATCGACCAATCATATTGCAAGAGGCGTCCTCAGGGATTGTTTCAGGACGTAGATTATTCAGTGTAAATCGTTTAAATAAACTTCAACGTctccagtaaaaaaaacattcttagaTGTTTTGTTGTATTCATAACATAAAGTTCCATAATAGATCCTCCATTAAAAACTACAAATCACACCGTTTGGGTTCCTGCAATATCAAAAATAGCCACAATGTGTCGCTATAAGCTTACAAATAGCGGTTTACATCGTTTTTACTAGGTCATAATGTCATTACTGGCAATCAAACGCCTTTCTCGTTATTCTTACATCGACTCTTGTATTTTAGGCAGTCACTAGATTTCTGTAAGGTTTGAATGCGAGTGTAAAGACCATTTTACTAACATGCAATTAAAGATTTTAATTGAAAGATCATACAGCAAGGATCTGactgacctctgacctcaTTTAACCCTGATGCAAGTGGACAATAACATTGAAAGACTACACAATTCTTGTATCTGCATCTTAGATGCTACCATAAAGTGTTCTGACTTGGAACTTGTATATATCTGTAAATTTACATAAAATTGTTTGCacagtgcaaaataatatgtCTTTCCcttttgcatttgtgtttgaagaatttaataataatgtgtttaTGCTACTACTGGAGCTGGCGAAGACCCAGCAAATCTTTGATACATGTACACAAACAAAGTCCACAGTAGTCTTTCAATCTTTAATGATTCTCTGTTAGTTGCTTCAGTTACTGTACAGTTTCTCTAAAGAACAGTTTTCTTCCCGTCGTTTCACTTTTCTGGGATAAATACTGCTTGTTTTTGCTACATTAGATCTCACCCATACATGTTAGGTTATCATTACTATAATCACGTTGTTATCCTTGCATTGTTGATGTAATTGCTCAAGTTACAATTTGAAATGCTACAAATAAGCTTTACCTTTATaaacaatttttctttttccacaatGAATCGCTAGCGCTGATtataacagaaaaataaattctttggggaacttgtgtttgtttttctggtgTCATTTAAATTATGCCACTgccttttatttgtcattgaaaTAATGTGACTGAAGGCGTATTTTAACCACCTCACTTGCATTATAATTCCCGTTACTAtacaa of Syngnathus acus chromosome 19, fSynAcu1.2, whole genome shotgun sequence contains these proteins:
- the josd1 gene encoding josephin-1 isoform X2 → MGSTPYPGGEWKEKSKGGLQELGCMPWKVSKQKCGSGPARAEEHKGREPQQDIPTFTCMLMTPQLPRASARRPAIYHEKQRRELCALHALNNVFQDGSAFSRDTLQEIYQRLSPSTLVTPHKKSMLGNGNYDVNVIMAALQTRGFEAVWWDKRRDVGTIELSNVTGFILNVPSNLRWGPLQLPLKRQHWIGVREVAGVYYNLDSKLRGPQPIGSPDELR
- the xrcc6 gene encoding X-ray repair cross-complementing protein 6 isoform X1, which produces MAEWNAYFRNEVDGEAQEEGEQQYGDYKVTGRDCLVFLVDASKEMFIKGENGEPTNFDMTMQVVRTVYTRKIISTPGDLVALVFYGTKQNQDPTNSFKHVYVYHNLSELSAKRVQQVDELRGDKGALLAAEKMGSDQTSLSDALWCCANLYRDCSLRLGNKRLFIFTCKDQPHGGDSVKDRQARTKASDLRETGVVIELMHLMKAGGFDVSLFFRDVVSPPEDESELGLQHEPCEKLEDLQRRVLAKEQKKRTLARLNLCLGEGINIAVGMYAMAVTTRKPNAIRLYRETNEPVRSKTRTFDNQTGSLLLPSDIKKAQVYGNKQIVMEKDEVDAIKKFHDPGLFLIGFKIMEKLKLHHHIRPAVFLYPEEGEVKGSSCLFSALLTKCIEKNVFALCRCVSRRNYPPRFVALVPQQEQTDEKNVQITPPGFNVIYLPYADDLRNLDPPRTPSASPAQVDKMKEIVRKMRFKYRSEAFENPVIQKHYRNLEALALDMTAPEDIEDLIMPKVEQIDGRLGSLVQEFKDLVYPADYNPEYKPAAKRKAAEAGGTAEKKAKVEVPEDEVRAHIQKGTLGKMTVPMLKEACKQFGIPTTGTKKQELMDALIDKLAT
- the xrcc6 gene encoding X-ray repair cross-complementing protein 6 isoform X2; amino-acid sequence: MAEWNAYFRNEVDGEAQEEGEQQYGDYKVTGRDCLVFLVDASKEMFIKGENGEPTNFDMTMQVVRTVYTRKIISTPGDLVALVFYGTKQNQDPTNSFKHVYVYHNLSELSAKRVQQVDELRGDKGALLAAEKMGSDQTSLSDALWCCANLYRDCSLRLGNKRLFIFTCKDQPHGGDSVKDRQARTKASDLRETGVVIELMHLMKAGGFDVSLFFRDVVSPPEDESELGLQHEPCEKLEDLQRRVLAKEQKKRTLARLNLCLGEGINIAVGMYAMAVTTRKPNAIRLYRETNEPVRSKTRTFDNQTGSLLLPSDIKKAQVYGNKQIVMEKDEVDAIKKFHDPGLFLIGFKIMEKLKLHHHIRPAVFLYPEEGEVKGSSCLFSALLTKCIEKNVFALCRCVSRRNYPPRFVALVPQQEQTDEKNVQITPPGFNVIYLPYADDLRNLDPPRTPSASPAQVDKMKEIVRKMRFKYRSEAFENPVIQKHYRNLEALALDMTAPEDIEDLIMPKVEQIDGRLGSLVQEFKDLVYPADYNPEYKPAAKRKAEAGGTAEKKAKVEVPEDEVRAHIQKGTLGKMTVPMLKEACKQFGIPTTGTKKQELMDALIDKLAT